Proteins encoded by one window of Streptococcus sanguinis:
- a CDS encoding DUF3278 domain-containing protein, whose amino-acid sequence MKKETFSDKMIKRFYGITGPLDEQKRQQAEHLGNIGFIWLFFILIFGNAIAFPLAFRWPNIIAVAYPILLEILILGFCVYIVIQARRKGIDDLELGLQDAKEKRAMKHAGLKAGFSYWLLFYPLFGIMIAVMEKKDILQVLLQPKLIITGLAAGLGFGLIMHFIAKGKIRQAQKKEEEDL is encoded by the coding sequence ATGAAAAAAGAAACATTCTCAGACAAGATGATTAAAAGATTTTACGGCATTACTGGACCTTTGGACGAGCAAAAGCGCCAACAGGCTGAGCACTTAGGAAATATAGGCTTTATTTGGCTTTTCTTTATTCTGATTTTTGGCAATGCCATCGCCTTTCCCCTAGCCTTTCGCTGGCCCAACATTATCGCTGTTGCCTATCCTATCCTGCTGGAAATCCTTATCCTCGGCTTCTGTGTCTATATAGTCATTCAAGCACGACGCAAAGGAATTGATGACCTAGAGCTAGGACTTCAGGATGCCAAGGAAAAAAGGGCCATGAAACATGCTGGCCTCAAAGCAGGCTTCTCCTATTGGCTGCTCTTTTACCCTCTCTTCGGCATCATGATAGCTGTCATGGAAAAGAAAGATATCCTACAAGTTTTGCTTCAGCCCAAACTTATTATAACCGGATTAGCTGCTGGTCTTGGATTTGGACTGATTATGCATTTCATTGCCAAAGGAAAGATTCGTCAAGCACAAAAAAAGGAGGAAGAAGACCTATGA
- the glyQ gene encoding glycine--tRNA ligase subunit alpha has product MSKKLTFQEIILTLQQFWNDQGCMLMQAYDNEKGAGTMSPYTFLRAIGPEPWNAAYVEPSRRPADGRYGENPNRLYQHHQFQVVMKPSPSNIQELYLQSLELLGINPLEHDIRFVEDNWENPSTGSAGLGWEVWLDGMEITQFTYFQQVGGLPTQPVTAEVTYGLERLASYIQEVDSVYDIEWADGVKYGEIFTHPEYEHSKYSFEVSDQDLLLGNFEKFEAEAKRCLDEHLVHPAYDYVLKCSHTFNLLDARGAVSVTERAGYIARIRNLARVVAKTFVAERKRLGYPLLDAETREKLLAEEGE; this is encoded by the coding sequence ATGTCTAAGAAACTTACCTTTCAGGAAATAATTTTGACTTTACAGCAGTTCTGGAATGATCAGGGTTGTATGCTCATGCAGGCTTATGATAATGAGAAGGGGGCGGGAACGATGAGTCCCTATACCTTCCTGCGGGCTATTGGGCCAGAGCCTTGGAACGCGGCCTATGTCGAGCCGTCTCGTCGTCCGGCAGATGGGCGCTATGGGGAAAATCCCAACCGTCTTTACCAGCACCACCAATTTCAGGTGGTTATGAAGCCATCTCCAAGTAATATCCAAGAACTTTACTTGCAGTCTTTGGAGCTCTTGGGTATCAATCCGCTGGAGCACGACATCCGCTTTGTCGAGGATAACTGGGAAAATCCGTCAACTGGTTCAGCTGGTCTGGGCTGGGAAGTCTGGCTGGATGGTATGGAAATTACACAATTCACTTATTTCCAGCAGGTCGGAGGTCTGCCTACTCAACCAGTGACAGCTGAGGTGACTTATGGTCTGGAGCGTCTGGCTTCTTATATCCAAGAAGTGGACTCAGTCTACGACATTGAGTGGGCTGATGGCGTTAAGTACGGCGAAATTTTCACTCATCCTGAGTATGAGCATTCTAAGTACAGTTTTGAGGTCAGCGACCAAGACTTGCTCTTGGGGAATTTTGAGAAGTTTGAAGCGGAAGCCAAGCGCTGTCTGGACGAGCATCTGGTGCACCCAGCCTATGACTATGTTCTCAAATGCTCGCATACCTTTAACCTCTTGGATGCGCGTGGCGCTGTATCTGTGACAGAGCGGGCTGGTTATATTGCCCGTATTCGTAATCTGGCGCGTGTTGTGGCTAAGACCTTTGTGGCTGAGCGCAAGCGTCTGGGCTATCCGCTTTTGGATGCAGAGACTCGCGAGAAACTCTTGGCAGAGGAGGGAGAATAA
- a CDS encoding GNAT family N-acetyltransferase: MKIRFYRSSDREALQSYHLTDLRFTSHPSQAVADLENRYAILGIEEHQIVTFLILDAGEKKYTYGGQPDSLLLRSFSTDEDFQMRGYGSQTLKLLPDFIREHLPMYKSIILGVNERNQVASYLYRETGFSKQSQRILGSVGWQEVYELKI, from the coding sequence ATGAAAATCCGATTCTATCGAAGTTCAGATAGAGAAGCCTTGCAGTCTTACCATTTAACCGACTTGAGATTTACCAGTCATCCGAGCCAGGCTGTCGCTGACTTGGAAAATCGCTATGCCATCTTGGGTATTGAAGAACACCAAATCGTAACCTTTTTAATCTTGGACGCTGGGGAAAAGAAGTATACTTATGGCGGTCAGCCAGATAGCCTGCTCCTTCGTAGCTTTTCAACGGATGAAGACTTTCAGATGCGAGGGTACGGTAGTCAGACGCTGAAGCTCTTGCCTGATTTCATAAGAGAGCATTTGCCTATGTATAAAAGCATCATACTAGGTGTCAATGAGAGAAATCAAGTCGCTTCCTACCTCTACCGAGAGACTGGTTTTAGCAAACAGTCCCAGCGCATATTAGGATCAGTCGGCTGGCAGGAAGTGTATGAATTAAAAATATAA
- a CDS encoding S8 family serine peptidase, whose product MQRQRFSLRKYKFGLASVLLGTALVFGAGQAQADEQATASSSGQGQTSTAVVSATESASQAATPESQPASSATVEKAAPASSESATSSTEHASQPSTTEAKEASAAPVEKGATSSSEEASSSAEKITQPSATETNPTAPASPTAESPAAANSDKSAANPDAVAESPTSRDAKPSSISTNEIIKVPQTWSQGYKGQGRLVAIIDSGLDVHHEVLKISDPSKAKYQTEAALEEAKKKAGIDYGKWYNSKVVYAYNYIDGDDNIKEKNSYSHGMHVTGITAGNPNKKAPNNEYVYGVAPEAQVMFMRVFSDRQRTTSDAIYIKAIDDAVALGADTINMSLGSATGSTVDVSPSLQAAIERARAKGVSVIIAAGNDNTFGSEYSKPLVENPDYGLVGSPSTAESSISVASVNNTVLTEEVMEVRGLEKNDKLLNGHFSYSMGETNATFEKGKEYEYVHVGLGREEDFAGKDLTGKLALIQRGSFTFAEKVRNAISHGAVGALIYNNVDGANLTMSLDSESKKVPSAFISKEYGEALAAGNYKVVFNGLKVNRPHPGAGSLSDFSSWGVTTDGLLKPDVTAPGGDIYSSLNDNTYGSMKGTSMATPHVAGVAALVKEYLLQHYPDLTPAQNADLVKALIMSTAKLHVNKETGVYTSPRQQGAGIVDTAAAISTGLYVTGDNQYPSVSLGNVQDSFTFDVTVHNITDKDRTLKMIVNTNTDAVKDGYYTLTPRKLTETVWPEVTVKAHSSQKVTVKVNTAKFAEELIKQMPNGYFLEGFVRFVDPADDGDVVSLPFMGFRGQFQDLPAVERPIYDLVQEGKSGFYYRVPEDKSILSDDNVSSLVTESNDKLYSTGRTAARSSIVLGTAENADGKHVLQLGADGKIRLAFSPNGDGNQDSIQYRTVLYRNINNLTASVYTADDTDYRFPIWQSSTIREGRKNYYSGQSDNPKSYLLEDTYWDGRDSKGEKLEDGLYTYVVRYTPDVPGAKEQQISFKLQIDTQKPLISSGFISTKDGAETFTARKSKDVGNGGILREQVFYLQADEKGKETYKAVDDFGIERDYERRVYISANADGSYTLPKGVDKSKIFYVVEDYAGNRDVIALSELVSAENDGRIRVALVDANTRQDVSSTFVYRIKDSKGKYVELDKGKKINALPFGRYTAEIFTYDKDELRFYSALTQEFELTAQDSFKTIEFLVKKLVFAPVSVAFDQAVPKSTQVVLKNNNGDAYTLPAELFGKHAFGRSVAAGFYSVFVNLPTGYELWETEPTVEVKEGKNNLLKLGVIVKSGLLAAVNQQSSLVGTAQYYNASAAKRTAYDQAYQAAKEALTSKLTQAQVDAVRAKLETASTNLDGKDSDIAAVKAAVEAYAATTKTGVYANAKDKTRRAYDKAFQAVALLLVQDKVTQEQIDTALAQLTTAEKKLDGKATNFTNLKKLVDDEVHYQAISNKFIYATDTVKSAYLEAYAQAKEVLANPGASQEDVKEAIANLRAAKRKLDGRKPRVVRPKKPKQV is encoded by the coding sequence ATGCAAAGACAACGTTTTTCACTCCGTAAATACAAGTTCGGTCTGGCTTCTGTTCTGTTGGGAACTGCTCTGGTTTTTGGTGCGGGACAGGCTCAGGCGGATGAGCAGGCGACAGCTAGTTCGTCAGGGCAAGGTCAGACATCTACTGCTGTGGTATCAGCGACTGAGTCCGCTTCTCAAGCAGCTACACCTGAGAGTCAGCCGGCAAGTTCAGCTACTGTGGAGAAAGCAGCACCAGCTTCTTCTGAATCGGCTACTTCAAGTACAGAGCATGCTAGCCAGCCTTCTACGACAGAGGCTAAGGAAGCATCTGCAGCTCCTGTAGAGAAAGGAGCGACTTCTTCATCAGAAGAGGCTTCTTCAAGTGCTGAGAAGATAACTCAACCATCTGCCACAGAGACCAATCCGACAGCTCCAGCTAGTCCGACAGCAGAGTCTCCGGCAGCCGCAAACTCAGACAAGTCTGCTGCTAATCCTGATGCAGTAGCAGAGTCACCAACTTCTCGGGATGCTAAACCAAGCAGCATCAGTACCAATGAGATTATCAAGGTTCCTCAGACCTGGTCTCAGGGCTATAAAGGTCAAGGCCGGCTGGTAGCGATTATCGACTCAGGTCTGGATGTCCATCATGAGGTTCTGAAGATTTCTGATCCATCAAAGGCCAAGTATCAGACAGAGGCAGCTCTGGAAGAAGCCAAGAAAAAGGCCGGCATTGACTACGGGAAGTGGTACAATAGCAAGGTTGTCTATGCCTATAACTATATTGACGGTGATGACAATATCAAGGAAAAGAACAGTTACTCGCATGGTATGCACGTAACAGGGATTACAGCGGGAAATCCCAACAAGAAAGCGCCTAATAATGAGTATGTCTATGGTGTTGCACCAGAAGCACAAGTTATGTTTATGCGGGTCTTCTCAGACCGTCAACGCACAACAAGCGACGCTATCTATATCAAAGCCATTGATGATGCAGTAGCTTTGGGAGCTGATACCATCAATATGAGTCTAGGTTCAGCAACAGGTTCAACGGTTGATGTCAGCCCTAGTCTGCAGGCGGCTATTGAGCGCGCTCGGGCTAAGGGAGTGAGCGTGATCATTGCGGCGGGTAATGATAACACCTTCGGAAGTGAATACTCTAAACCGCTGGTTGAAAATCCAGACTATGGTCTAGTTGGCAGTCCTTCAACAGCAGAAAGCTCTATCTCAGTCGCCTCTGTCAATAATACTGTCCTGACAGAGGAAGTCATGGAAGTGCGTGGTCTGGAAAAGAACGATAAGCTTTTGAACGGTCATTTCAGCTACTCCATGGGTGAGACAAATGCAACCTTTGAAAAGGGCAAGGAATATGAGTATGTTCATGTTGGTCTTGGCCGTGAAGAGGACTTTGCTGGTAAGGATCTGACAGGTAAGCTGGCTCTTATCCAGCGTGGTTCCTTTACCTTTGCTGAAAAAGTTAGAAATGCTATTAGCCATGGTGCTGTTGGTGCTCTGATCTACAATAATGTCGACGGAGCTAACCTAACGATGAGCCTAGACAGTGAATCTAAAAAGGTTCCGTCAGCCTTTATTAGTAAGGAATATGGAGAGGCTTTGGCAGCTGGTAATTACAAGGTGGTCTTTAATGGTCTTAAGGTCAATCGGCCGCATCCAGGAGCTGGTAGTCTGTCTGACTTCTCTAGTTGGGGTGTAACGACAGATGGCTTGCTCAAGCCAGATGTGACAGCACCAGGTGGCGATATTTACTCTTCGCTTAATGACAATACCTATGGATCTATGAAGGGAACCAGTATGGCTACGCCTCATGTGGCTGGTGTAGCGGCTCTGGTCAAGGAATATCTCCTTCAGCACTATCCAGACCTGACACCTGCCCAGAATGCCGATTTAGTCAAAGCGCTCATTATGTCTACAGCCAAGCTGCACGTCAACAAGGAAACTGGTGTCTACACCTCTCCGCGTCAGCAGGGTGCAGGTATCGTAGATACGGCAGCGGCTATTTCTACGGGCCTCTATGTGACAGGGGATAACCAATATCCTAGTGTTTCCTTGGGCAATGTCCAAGACAGCTTCACTTTTGACGTTACGGTTCATAATATCACAGATAAGGACCGGACGCTGAAGATGATTGTTAATACCAATACGGATGCGGTTAAGGATGGTTACTATACTCTGACACCTCGCAAATTAACCGAAACAGTCTGGCCAGAAGTTACAGTCAAGGCTCACAGCAGCCAGAAAGTGACGGTCAAGGTAAATACTGCTAAGTTTGCGGAAGAGTTGATCAAGCAGATGCCGAACGGCTATTTCTTAGAAGGCTTTGTCCGCTTTGTGGATCCAGCAGATGACGGCGATGTTGTTAGTCTGCCATTTATGGGCTTCCGCGGGCAATTCCAAGATCTGCCAGCTGTAGAAAGACCAATCTATGATCTGGTCCAAGAAGGCAAGTCAGGCTTCTATTACCGAGTGCCAGAGGACAAGAGTATCCTGTCTGATGACAATGTCTCTTCGCTTGTGACGGAATCCAATGACAAGCTCTATTCGACCGGTCGAACAGCTGCTCGCAGCTCAATTGTACTGGGAACTGCAGAAAATGCGGATGGTAAGCATGTGCTGCAGCTGGGAGCGGATGGCAAGATTCGTCTGGCCTTCTCACCTAATGGTGATGGCAATCAGGACAGCATCCAGTATCGGACAGTTCTCTATCGCAATATCAATAATCTGACAGCTAGTGTCTATACGGCAGATGATACGGACTATCGCTTCCCAATCTGGCAGAGCAGCACGATTAGAGAAGGCCGCAAGAACTATTATAGTGGTCAGTCAGACAATCCTAAGTCCTACCTACTAGAAGATACATACTGGGATGGTCGTGATAGCAAGGGTGAGAAGCTGGAAGATGGCCTCTATACCTATGTGGTTCGCTATACGCCAGATGTACCAGGTGCTAAAGAGCAGCAGATTAGCTTTAAGCTGCAGATCGATACGCAGAAACCTTTGATTAGTTCAGGCTTTATCAGTACCAAGGATGGTGCAGAAACCTTTACAGCTCGTAAGTCAAAAGATGTTGGCAACGGCGGTATTTTGAGAGAACAGGTCTTCTATCTGCAAGCAGATGAAAAAGGGAAAGAGACCTATAAAGCAGTGGATGATTTTGGCATTGAGCGTGATTACGAGCGTCGGGTTTACATCTCAGCCAATGCAGATGGCAGCTACACCTTGCCAAAAGGAGTGGACAAGTCTAAGATATTCTATGTGGTAGAGGACTATGCGGGGAACCGTGATGTCATAGCTCTGTCAGAACTAGTCAGTGCTGAAAATGATGGTCGTATCCGTGTTGCTTTGGTTGATGCTAATACACGTCAGGATGTATCGTCAACTTTTGTCTATCGAATCAAGGACAGCAAGGGCAAGTATGTCGAACTGGACAAGGGCAAGAAAATTAATGCTCTGCCGTTTGGACGCTACACAGCTGAGATCTTTACTTATGATAAGGATGAGCTTCGTTTCTACAGCGCTCTGACTCAGGAGTTTGAGCTGACAGCCCAAGATAGCTTTAAGACGATTGAGTTTCTGGTCAAGAAGCTGGTCTTTGCACCGGTCAGCGTTGCCTTTGATCAAGCTGTTCCGAAGAGTACTCAAGTGGTTCTCAAGAATAATAATGGCGATGCTTATACGCTTCCAGCAGAACTGTTTGGCAAGCATGCCTTCGGAAGATCCGTAGCGGCTGGATTCTACTCTGTCTTTGTCAACCTGCCGACTGGCTATGAACTCTGGGAAACTGAGCCGACTGTCGAGGTCAAAGAAGGTAAGAATAACCTGCTCAAGCTGGGAGTTATCGTCAAGTCAGGCTTGCTGGCAGCTGTCAATCAGCAGTCCAGTCTAGTCGGCACTGCTCAATATTACAATGCTTCTGCAGCGAAGCGCACAGCCTACGACCAAGCATATCAGGCCGCCAAAGAAGCTTTGACAAGTAAACTGACCCAAGCGCAAGTTGATGCCGTAAGAGCAAAACTAGAAACAGCATCTACTAATCTAGATGGCAAGGACTCTGATATTGCTGCGGTTAAGGCGGCTGTGGAAGCTTATGCTGCTACCACTAAGACAGGTGTTTATGCCAATGCTAAGGATAAGACTCGCCGCGCTTATGACAAGGCCTTCCAAGCAGTGGCCCTCCTTTTGGTGCAGGACAAGGTGACCCAGGAGCAAATCGATACAGCCCTGGCTCAGCTGACTACAGCAGAGAAGAAGCTGGATGGCAAGGCGACTAACTTTACCAATCTCAAGAAGCTAGTCGATGATGAGGTGCATTACCAAGCCATCAGCAATAAGTTTATCTATGCGACTGATACGGTGAAGTCGGCTTATCTAGAGGCTTATGCACAGGCTAAGGAAGTTTTGGCCAATCCAGGTGCTAGCCAAGAAGATGTCAAAGAAGCCATTGCCAATCTCAGAGCAGCCAAGAGAAAACTTGATGGCAGAAAGCCAAGAGTTGTGAGACCGAAAAAACCTAAACAAGTCTAA
- the glyS gene encoding glycine--tRNA ligase subunit beta yields the protein MVKNLLVELGLEEMPAYVVTPSMKQLRDKMGAFLTDHRLTFEKIEMFSTPRRLAVRVVGLADKQSDLTEDFKGPSKKIALDADGNFTKAAEGFVRGKGLTVEDITFREIKGEEYVYVTKEEIGRPVEEIIPAVTEVLQALTFPVSMHWANNTFEYIRPVHTLTVLLDEQAFDLDFLDIKSGRTSRGHRFLGQETEIASADSYEDDLRAQFVITSPLERGDMIVEQIRALEEEHGVSIEIDEDLLNEVLNLVEYPTAFLGNFDSKYLEVPEEVLVTSMKEHQRYFVVRDSEGKLLPHFISVRNGNAEHLENVIKGNEKVLVARLEDGEFFWREDQKLAIADLVEKLSNVTFHEKIGSLAEHMERTGKIAALLAQEAGLDADETADLARAAAIYKFDLLTGMVGEFDELQGIMGEKYALLAGENAAVAAAIREHYMPTSADGELPDTKVGAVLALADKLDTILSFFSVGLIPSGSNDPYALRRATQGVVRILDKFGWNIDLAQLLGRLYELKFDSLSYDNQEAVLDFFRARVEKMMDRSIPKDIVTAVLQSTNFVVRDLVETAALLAEKAQEDNFKSAVESLSRVFNLAEKAQGQTAVNPALFENQEEKDLAAAIEAVELTSDLATNLDQLFALSPIIDAFFDHTMVMAEDETVRNNRLALLTSLTAKAGQLAQFNQINTK from the coding sequence ATGGTAAAAAATTTATTAGTTGAATTAGGCTTGGAGGAAATGCCAGCCTATGTCGTAACTCCGAGCATGAAGCAGCTGCGCGACAAGATGGGAGCCTTTCTGACAGACCATCGTCTGACCTTTGAGAAAATTGAAATGTTCTCCACGCCTCGTCGTCTGGCGGTGCGCGTGGTTGGCTTGGCGGATAAGCAGTCTGATCTGACAGAAGATTTCAAAGGTCCTTCTAAGAAAATTGCTCTGGACGCAGATGGCAACTTTACCAAGGCTGCCGAAGGCTTTGTCCGTGGCAAGGGCTTGACGGTTGAGGACATTACTTTCCGTGAAATCAAGGGTGAGGAATACGTCTATGTGACCAAGGAAGAAATCGGCCGCCCAGTAGAGGAAATCATCCCAGCAGTAACGGAAGTTCTGCAAGCTTTGACCTTCCCTGTCAGCATGCACTGGGCCAACAACACCTTTGAATACATCCGCCCAGTTCACACCTTGACTGTGCTCCTAGATGAGCAGGCCTTTGATTTGGATTTCTTGGATATCAAGAGCGGCCGTACTAGCCGAGGACACCGTTTCTTGGGGCAAGAAACGGAGATTGCTTCAGCGGATTCCTATGAAGATGACTTGCGGGCTCAGTTTGTCATTACCAGTCCTCTTGAACGGGGTGATATGATTGTCGAGCAGATTCGAGCACTGGAAGAGGAGCACGGAGTTTCTATCGAAATTGACGAAGACTTGCTCAATGAAGTGTTGAATCTGGTAGAATATCCAACTGCTTTCTTAGGTAATTTTGATTCTAAATACTTAGAGGTTCCAGAAGAAGTCTTAGTAACTTCCATGAAAGAGCACCAGCGTTACTTTGTTGTGCGTGATAGTGAAGGTAAGCTTTTGCCACACTTTATCTCTGTCCGTAACGGAAATGCAGAGCATCTAGAAAATGTCATCAAGGGAAATGAAAAAGTCTTGGTGGCTCGTCTGGAAGATGGGGAATTCTTCTGGAGAGAAGACCAGAAGCTGGCTATTGCCGACTTGGTTGAAAAGCTGAGCAATGTGACCTTTCACGAAAAGATTGGCTCTCTGGCAGAGCACATGGAGCGGACTGGCAAGATTGCTGCTCTCTTGGCGCAAGAAGCAGGATTGGATGCTGATGAGACGGCTGACTTGGCCCGTGCAGCGGCTATTTATAAGTTTGACCTGCTGACTGGCATGGTTGGTGAGTTTGATGAGCTGCAAGGTATCATGGGTGAGAAGTATGCTCTTCTGGCTGGTGAGAATGCTGCGGTGGCAGCTGCCATTCGGGAGCACTATATGCCGACTTCAGCAGATGGGGAATTGCCTGACACCAAGGTCGGAGCAGTCTTGGCTCTGGCTGATAAGCTGGATACTATTCTGTCCTTCTTCTCAGTTGGGCTGATTCCAAGTGGTTCTAATGACCCGTATGCATTGCGCCGTGCGACTCAGGGTGTCGTGCGTATTTTGGATAAGTTTGGCTGGAACATTGACTTGGCTCAGCTTCTTGGTCGACTTTACGAACTCAAGTTTGATAGTCTAAGCTATGACAATCAAGAGGCGGTGCTGGACTTCTTCCGTGCCCGCGTTGAGAAAATGATGGATCGGAGCATCCCAAAAGACATCGTGACGGCTGTTCTTCAAAGCACTAACTTTGTCGTACGCGATTTAGTAGAAACAGCTGCGCTCCTAGCAGAAAAAGCTCAGGAAGACAACTTCAAGTCAGCAGTCGAAAGCCTGTCTCGTGTCTTCAATCTAGCTGAGAAAGCCCAAGGGCAGACAGCTGTCAATCCAGCTCTCTTTGAAAATCAAGAGGAAAAAGACTTGGCAGCTGCCATTGAAGCAGTGGAGCTGACATCTGACTTAGCTACCAATCTGGACCAACTCTTTGCGCTTAGTCCAATTATTGATGCTTTCTTTGACCATACCATGGTCATGGCTGAAGATGAGACTGTGCGTAACAATCGCCTAGCTCTCCTGACGTCTTTGACGGCTAAAGCGGGACAGCTGGCGCAGTTTAATCAGATTAATACCAAATAA
- a CDS encoding nucleotide pyrophosphohydrolase, with protein sequence MDELIKKINKFRDDRDWRKFHNEKDLAISISLEASELLELFQWKQSDEVVSHSLDQIAEELADVLIYSFMLADNLQLDVEKIIEDKLVDNNRKYPVKLSKGNNKKYTELEK encoded by the coding sequence ATGGATGAATTAATAAAAAAAATAAATAAATTTAGAGATGATCGTGATTGGAGAAAGTTTCACAATGAAAAAGACTTAGCTATATCTATTTCACTGGAAGCCAGTGAACTTTTGGAGTTGTTCCAATGGAAACAGTCAGATGAAGTTGTCAGTCATTCATTAGATCAAATTGCTGAAGAGTTAGCAGATGTTTTAATTTATAGTTTTATGTTGGCTGATAATTTACAATTAGATGTAGAAAAGATTATTGAAGATAAATTAGTTGATAATAATCGGAAATATCCTGTAAAGTTAAGTAAAGGGAATAATAAAAAATATACTGAGTTGGAGAAATAA
- a CDS encoding DUF896 family protein has product MDPKKIERINELAKKNKTVGLTGEEKVEQAKLREEYIEGYRRSVRHHIEGIKIVDEDGNDVTPEKLRQVQREKGLHGRSLDDPES; this is encoded by the coding sequence ATGGATCCTAAAAAAATTGAACGTATCAATGAACTGGCTAAAAAGAATAAAACAGTTGGTCTGACTGGTGAAGAAAAGGTAGAGCAGGCCAAGCTTCGTGAAGAGTATATCGAAGGCTATCGTCGTTCTGTTCGCCATCACATCGAAGGCATCAAGATTGTTGATGAGGATGGCAATGATGTGACACCTGAGAAGTTGCGTCAAGTTCAGCGCGAGAAAGGTCTTCATGGCCGAAGTCTGGATGACCCAGAGTCTTAA
- a CDS encoding DUF2075 domain-containing protein has product MVKIKSPIVREIEYSSNSLVNLKSQLKSSEHKNDIKFLFDYPVVYIVNDEKNDQFSVYVGETADIIRRTSQHLTDDIKKENRDDWRDFATSSTTKMFIIGHNHFNKSLTLDIENRLMLYLSSVDIVSSIQNRRGNPQNKYFTSDELDSIFSKIWRLLRKSNKHLFPVESIVRNSAIFKASPFHKLTEEQIEAKNTIINKISASISKNQDGILILVKGEAGAGKTVLMSSLVDDLLNSDDISFIKDNNFINIVVNNDHQLKVYKEIERKLDWNSGSSLEVANKPTQFLNALKKNAIKAGVVIVDEGHLLLTAKNQSYLGGNHLKDLLAQSKVVVLVYDDKQIMNKSQIWTDNTFLELEHEVNLEGNLIELRNQMRISANSKTIDWIRCIIDEGEIKKFKKDAQYDIKSFDSPLELQNAIKSKNANQKLGISRLVATYDWPYVRENKKQATPKWFVEIGNWKAPWNLQLEPEKEFDKLSWIEQPQTINEVGSTFTVQGFDLNYVGVIIGPSVKYRNGKIIYDISESKNKGAVQNRKLANGKKVNYGESLLRNELNVLLTRGVNGLYIYAVDEELREALKKVL; this is encoded by the coding sequence ATGGTTAAAATAAAAAGTCCAATTGTAAGAGAGATAGAGTATTCAAGCAATTCACTGGTAAATCTTAAAAGTCAACTTAAATCTAGTGAACATAAAAATGATATAAAATTTTTATTTGATTATCCAGTTGTCTATATTGTTAACGATGAGAAGAATGATCAATTTAGTGTATATGTAGGAGAAACAGCTGATATAATTCGGCGAACTAGCCAACACTTAACAGATGATATAAAGAAAGAAAACAGAGATGATTGGAGAGACTTTGCAACATCTTCGACAACAAAGATGTTTATAATTGGTCACAATCATTTTAATAAGTCTTTAACTCTAGACATAGAAAATCGTTTAATGCTTTATCTTTCAAGTGTTGATATAGTTTCCAGTATTCAAAATCGAAGAGGAAATCCCCAAAATAAATATTTTACATCCGATGAGTTAGATTCAATTTTTTCAAAAATTTGGCGTTTGCTAAGAAAGAGTAACAAACATTTATTTCCTGTTGAGAGTATTGTTCGAAATTCAGCAATTTTCAAAGCGTCTCCGTTTCATAAATTGACCGAAGAACAGATCGAAGCTAAAAACACTATTATTAATAAAATAAGTGCCTCGATTAGTAAAAATCAAGATGGGATACTCATTCTAGTTAAAGGAGAAGCTGGAGCGGGGAAAACAGTTTTAATGAGTTCGCTTGTGGATGATTTATTAAACTCTGATGATATTTCATTTATCAAAGATAATAATTTCATTAATATCGTTGTAAACAATGATCATCAATTAAAAGTGTACAAAGAAATTGAAAGAAAATTAGATTGGAATAGTGGCTCTAGTTTAGAAGTAGCTAACAAGCCTACTCAATTTTTAAATGCACTGAAGAAAAATGCTATTAAGGCAGGAGTGGTTATAGTTGACGAAGGCCACCTACTGCTTACTGCGAAAAATCAGTCATATCTTGGTGGAAATCATTTAAAGGATTTACTAGCACAATCAAAAGTAGTTGTTCTGGTTTATGATGATAAACAGATTATGAATAAATCTCAAATATGGACTGATAATACATTTTTAGAGTTGGAGCATGAGGTTAATCTGGAAGGAAATTTAATTGAATTACGCAATCAAATGAGAATTAGCGCAAATTCTAAAACTATTGATTGGATTCGTTGTATTATTGATGAAGGTGAAATTAAGAAATTTAAAAAAGATGCTCAATATGATATTAAATCTTTTGATTCTCCTTTGGAACTACAAAATGCTATCAAATCTAAGAATGCTAATCAAAAACTAGGTATTTCTAGATTGGTAGCAACATATGATTGGCCATATGTTAGAGAAAATAAGAAACAAGCAACTCCGAAATGGTTTGTTGAAATAGGTAATTGGAAGGCCCCTTGGAATCTACAATTAGAGCCAGAGAAGGAATTTGACAAATTATCTTGGATAGAGCAGCCTCAAACAATTAATGAAGTAGGCTCTACGTTCACAGTTCAAGGATTTGACTTGAATTATGTAGGTGTTATTATCGGACCATCTGTAAAGTATCGAAACGGCAAAATTATTTATGATATTTCTGAAAGTAAAAATAAAGGTGCTGTTCAAAACCGTAAACTTGCGAATGGTAAAAAAGTCAACTATGGCGAAAGCCTGTTGCGAAATGAACTAAATGTTTTGTTAACGCGTGGTGTAAATGGTCTATATATTTATGCTGTTGATGAAGAATTAAGGGAAGCTCTGAAGAAGGTGTTATAA